The Hymenobacter oligotrophus genome segment GGTTACGCCGCATCAAGCAGCTGGGCCTGACCGATTTTGTGTACCCCGGTGCCCTCCACACGCGCTTTCACCATGCCCTAGGTGCCATGCACCTCATGTCGCTGGCCCTGCGCACGCTCAAGGACAAAGGCGTACGCATTACGGCGCAGGAAGGCGAAGCGGCCCAAATAGCCATTCTGCTGCACGACATCGGCCACGGGCCCCTCTCCCACGCGCTCGAGCACGCTTTGTTCGAGGATGTGCCGCACGAGCAAATCTCGCTCCACCTGATGGAGCTGCTAAACGTGGAGTTTGAAGGCCGCCTGCAACTAGCCATCGACATCTTCCGGGGCACCTACCCGCGGCCGTTTTTCCATCAACTGGTAAGCAGCCAGCTTGATATGGACCGGCTCGACTACCTCAACCGCGACTCGTTTTACTCCGGCGTGAAGGAAGGCCAACCGGGCGCCGACCGCCTTATCAAAATGCTTACCGTGAGCCCTGACGAGCGGCTGGTGCTGGAGGAAAAAGCCGTGTACAGCATCGAAAACTTTTTGGTGAGCCGCCGCGTGATGTACTGGCAGGTGTACATGCACAAAGCCGTAACCTCGGCCGAGCAAATGGTCATCCGCATCATGGAGCGCGCCCGCGACCTGGCCCGCGCCGGGGTGCCGGTGCCCGCCTCGCCCGAGCTGGGCTACTTTCTGGCCAGCCCCGTGCAAATGCTCGATTTCGAGCAGGACGCCAGCATTATCCAGCGCTTCGTACGCCTCGACGACGTAGATATTTGGGCTGCCGTGAAGGTGTGGGCCGCTCACCCCGATTTTGTGCTTTCCTTCCTGGCGCACAGCCTGCTCGAGCGGCACTTGTTCAAGATTACCCTGTCCTCCGAGCCCTTTGAGGAGGATTTTCACCTAGGGGTAATCGAGCTGATTGCGGAGCATTTCAAGCTGAGCATGGAAGACGCGGGCCAATTAATGATCAAAGGCCGCATCAGCAACAACGCCTACGACGCCGGCGGCGACACCATCAACGTACTCACCAAGCGCGGCCATGTAATCGACGTAGCCGAGGCCTCCGATTTACCTAACATCCGCTCGCTTAGCCGGCGCGTCGAAAAGTACTACGTGTGCTACCCCAAAGAAATAACCCAGGGGTAAGCGCTGCGGGGACGACTGCCAGGGCTTGGGGCCGCGCCTGGCTGCGGCGGAGTCCGTGCCTGACAACGAACAACCGACAACTTCTTACTTTTGCCGCCTATGGAATTTACGGTAGGCCAGATTGCGGGCATCCTGAACGGCTCGGTAGAAGGTGACTCTGCCTTGCGCGTGGACCGGCTGGCAAAAATCGAAGAAGCCCGCGCTGGCGCCGTGGCCTTTTTGGCCAACGCCAAATACGAGCCCCACCTCTACTCCACAGCGGCCACGGCGGTTATTGTTAGTAAAACCCTGGTGCTCAAGCAGCCCGTGCAAGCTGCCCTCATTCGGGTCGACGACCCGTACCTAGGGTTTACCATGCTGCTCGAGTTCTACCAGCAGTTTACGCGCGCTGGCAAACGCGGCGTGGAGCAGCCCTCGTTTGTGGGCCAGGGCTCCGAAATCGGCGACGAAGGCTACCGCGGCGCTTTCTCCTACGTGGGCGAAAACTGCCACATCGGCAAGGGCGTGCTGATTTTTCCGCACGCCACCATCGGCGACCGGGTGCGCATTGGTGAAGGCACTATTGTGTACGCCGGCGCCAAAATTTACCCCGATACGGTAATCGGGGCGCGCTGCGTCATCCACGCCGGTGCCGTCATCGGGTCCGATGGGTTTGGCTTCGCGCCGCAGCCCGACGGCTCGTACCGCCCCATTCCGCAAATCGGCAACGTGGTGCTCGAAGACAACGTGAGCGTGGGCGCCAACGCAACTATCGATTGCGCCACCATGGGCTCTACCATTATCCGCGAGGGCAGCAAAATTGACAACCTCGTGCAAATTGCGCACAACGTGGAGGTAGGCCGTCACACCGTAATTGCCTCCCAAACGGGCATTTCGGGCTCCACCAAAATCGGCGACTTTTGCGTGCTGGCTGGCCAAACCGGCCTTGCCGGGCACCTCACGCTAGCCAACCGCACCACGGTTACGGCGCAGTCGGGAGTGGGCAAATCCATCAAAGAAGAAGGCCAGTTTTTGCAAGGTTCCCCCGCCTTCAATTTGCGCGACAGCCTGCGGGCCAACGCAGTTTTTCGGCACCTGCCCGAGCTCGAGCGCCGCTTGCTAGCCCTGGAACGCGCCCAAGCCAAGCCAGACGAGGCGGAAAAGTCATAGCTTTGCGGCCGACTTCAGGAGTCAGAAGCTAGGAGTTGGGAGCTAGAAGCGGGCGCGTTCCGGTTCGGCCCCTACCGCTCCGGCCTCCTAGCTCCTGACTCCTAGCTCCTGATAATGTTCGACAAACAGCATACGATTAAGGCCCCCGTTACCGTGAGCGGTGTGGGGCTGCACACGGGCGTGCAGGCTACCATGACGTTCTGCCCCGCTCCCGTAAACCACGGCTACAAGTTTCAGCGCATCGACCTGGAGGGCCAGCCCATCGTGGACGCCGACGTTGATAACGTGGTGGATTTGTCGCGTGGTACTACCATCGAGCAGAACGGCGCCCGCGTAAACACCGTGGAGCACACCCTGGCCGCCTTGGTGGGTTTGCAAATCGACAAC includes the following:
- a CDS encoding HD domain-containing protein codes for the protein MNKRKILNDPVYGFVSVPTDLIFDLIEHRYFQRLRRIKQLGLTDFVYPGALHTRFHHALGAMHLMSLALRTLKDKGVRITAQEGEAAQIAILLHDIGHGPLSHALEHALFEDVPHEQISLHLMELLNVEFEGRLQLAIDIFRGTYPRPFFHQLVSSQLDMDRLDYLNRDSFYSGVKEGQPGADRLIKMLTVSPDERLVLEEKAVYSIENFLVSRRVMYWQVYMHKAVTSAEQMVIRIMERARDLARAGVPVPASPELGYFLASPVQMLDFEQDASIIQRFVRLDDVDIWAAVKVWAAHPDFVLSFLAHSLLERHLFKITLSSEPFEEDFHLGVIELIAEHFKLSMEDAGQLMIKGRISNNAYDAGGDTINVLTKRGHVIDVAEASDLPNIRSLSRRVEKYYVCYPKEITQG
- the lpxD gene encoding UDP-3-O-(3-hydroxymyristoyl)glucosamine N-acyltransferase; this encodes MEFTVGQIAGILNGSVEGDSALRVDRLAKIEEARAGAVAFLANAKYEPHLYSTAATAVIVSKTLVLKQPVQAALIRVDDPYLGFTMLLEFYQQFTRAGKRGVEQPSFVGQGSEIGDEGYRGAFSYVGENCHIGKGVLIFPHATIGDRVRIGEGTIVYAGAKIYPDTVIGARCVIHAGAVIGSDGFGFAPQPDGSYRPIPQIGNVVLEDNVSVGANATIDCATMGSTIIREGSKIDNLVQIAHNVEVGRHTVIASQTGISGSTKIGDFCVLAGQTGLAGHLTLANRTTVTAQSGVGKSIKEEGQFLQGSPAFNLRDSLRANAVFRHLPELERRLLALERAQAKPDEAEKS